From the genome of Herbiconiux sp. A18JL235:
TCTGTGCTGGATGGCGATGACGACGACGATCAATGCCAGGATGCTCACCGCATAGCGCGCATACAGGTAGAAGTCGGTGTGGATGATACCGATGGTCGCTAGGAGCACGATCGCGCCGAGGACCGCGGGGAGCATGCCCGGGCGGATGTATCGGGTTCGCGTTGCCCGGGCGGTCACGATGCTGAGTCCTGAGAGTTGGCGCGCCGCTTGGCACGGGTTGAGGCGATGATCGCGATGACCACGATGAGAATGACGACGCCGATGCCGCCGATGAGCGCGATGGGGAACAACGAATCGTAAGCGTCTCCGCTAGAGACGGCTGTCGGGGTGGGTGTAGGAGTTTCGGTGCTCGCGGTGGCGGGTGCGGTCGCCGTCGGGGTGGGCGTCGGTGTCGCGGTGGGTGTGGGTGTGGGTTCGACGGTGTAGCTGAACGCATATTGGCCCGAGATGGGGTGGCCGTCGGCTGAAACGGTCTGCCAGAGCACCTGGTAGCTGCCGGCTGTCGTGGGTGAGACGGCTTTGGTGAGCGTGCTGGCGTCGATGGTGACGTCGCCGGTCGAGATGTCCGTTCCTGCCGGATCGATGACGGCGATGGCGATGCCCGTGTCGAAGCCGGCGAGCGGTTCTTCGTTGAAGGTGAGTTGCACCTGCGTGAGCGGGGTGCTGATGACCTCATCGGCGGCGGGGGTGGATGACGCGAGAGCGTCATGGGCGTTGGCGGCAGGGGCTGCGGTGAAAAGCATCGCCGTGGCGGCGAGGGTGGCGATGGCGCCGGCGAGTGCGCGGCGGCGGAGGGTGTTCGTCATGGTGCTTCTTTCGTGTCTCGGGTGTTGAGGCGGTGGAGGTAGTCGTTGTAGGCATCGAGGTCGGCGTCGCCGTGTTTGTCGTGGCGACGGTCGGCGGCGCGGGCTCGGCGGGTGTCATCGCGGTGCCATCTGGACAGGAGCACGAGCACGATGATCAGGGTGGGTAGCTCCCCGTAGGACCAGGCGAGGGCGCCGGCGACGAGTTGGTCTTGCAGGGGGTCGATGCCCCAGCTCGCAGGTGGGGAAGCGAAATAGGCGATGAGTGGCACCGAGGCGAGCATGATGATGACGCCGAAGAAGGCGTGCAGGGGCATCTCGGCGAAAACGTCGAGGAGGCGTCCGAGATGGGATTGTCGTGCGGGGAGCGGGTCGGCGGAGATCAAGGGGATGGTGAAGAGAATGCCGCTGGCAAGGAACAGCAGCTCGAGCCCGATGTGACCGGTCCAGCTTCCGAGGAGGGCGTTGGCGATGCCGCTGAGGTACAGGCCGTAGAAGGTGAACAGGAACAGGGGGATCATGACTGCTGGGTGCAACAGCAGTTTCGCGGCACGGGACCGGAGCCCGGTCAGTGCAGCGCGTTGCACAAGGATGCCGAGCCCCCGATGGGGCACTGCTTTCAGGAGCAGAGTTCCCGGTGAGCCGAGCACAAGCAGGGGCGGCACGGCCATCATCAGGGTGAGCTGCTGGAACATGAACACCGAGAACATGCGGTAGCCGTATCCTTCGAGGCCGGCACCCATCGTGATGATGAGGATGAGGCAGCCGGCGACGAAACAGACGGTCCGCGTGACGGACCAGCGCCGACCCGTGAGCCAGAGGCGTGCAGCACCGATGCTGTAGGCGACGAGTAGAACGAGTGCGATGGCGGGGATGAGCGGGATCGGTTGCAGGTTAGGGGCGAGGAACTGTGTGAGGTCCGGGGGTGCGGCCGGCACCCAGACCGGCCCTGTGGGGTCTCCGGTCATTTCGGTGTTTTCCGCTCGCTCATCGCACGGAGCATCGCGTTGTACTCGTTCAGGTCACGGTCACCGGTTCGGTCGGCGTTCCTGTCGATTCGTTTGGTTTCTCGGGCGTCGGAGCGAGACCACAGGGTGACCATCGTGATGGCGAGGACCAGGGTGGGGATCTCTCCGATGCTCCATGCCACTCCCCCGGCCGCCTGCTGATCAGCGAGGGGATCGACCGCCCATCCTTGGGTGATGACGCCGTACCAGTCCGGCAGGAACAGCTCAGTTGAGGTGATGATGCTGAGTCCGAAGAAGGCGTGTGATGCCATGACAACGAGCAGGGTCACCAGCCGCATCGGGTAAGGGAGTCGGTAGGGAATCGGGTCGGTGCCGATCATGGAGAGAGCAAAGAGGTAACCGACGATCAGGAAGTGCGCGATCATCCACTGATGACCGATCGGATCGGCGAGCGACCAGCCGAACAGCGGCGAGTAGTAGAAGACCAGGGTCGATCCGACGAACAGCACGGCCACCACCAGAGGGTGTGTGATCGCCGCGGTGACGCGTGATCGGGTGATGGCCATGATCCACTCCCGGGGCCCGCGGCTTCCGTCTTTTCGCGGATGAATCGCTCGGAGCGCCAGCGTGACGGGCGCGCCCAGCACGAGGAAGATCGGCACCATCATGCTGAGGGTCATGTGCTCGAGCATGTGTTGGCTGAAAAGGTACGTTCCATATACGGCGGGAGCGCCGTTGGTGACGTAGACGAGCACGGCGAGGCCGACGATCCAGCTCACAGTTCGCAGGATCGGCCAGGGGTCGCCGCGGTGGCGGAGCCGGCGCACGCCGGCGAGGTACAGAACGAGCGCGAACCCGGCGCCGATCGCCCAGATCGGGTCGATCGTCCAGCTGTCGAAGAAGCGTCCGAGCGACAGGGGTGCCGGCAGCGATTGTCCGGTGAGGATTTGTGAGGGTGTCACGGCTAGGTCTTCACCGACCGGTGGCGCGGTGCGGGCGAGAACCACGGCCGCGCCCGAGGCGACTCCCATCAGGAGGGTTTCGGAAACGATCAGCCACGCGATGATCCGGCGTGCCCCGGCGGAGCTGTCGAATCGGCCGATCAGGTATCGGCGGTGCGCCGCTCCAGCCACACCGAGGGCGAGGAGAGCGACGATCTTGATCAGGAGGATCTGCCCGTAGCCTGTGCTCCAGAGTTGGTCGGGCTGGTCGAATCGGAGCGCGGCCGAGATGGTGCCCGAGGCGGCGACGACGACGAAACAGATCAGCGCGATGGTGGAGTAGCGGCGCAGAAGCATGCCGGCGGGTCCGTGGTCGGTGCGGCTCATCAGTACCGCGGCGACGAGGAGTCCGCCGATCCAGGTGGCGGCGCCGCCGGCGTGCAGCCAGAGCGCGGTGGAGGCGGCGGAGTGGCTGCCAGCGCCCGCGGCATGTCCTTGCAGCGCGATCGGGATGAGGGTGGCGAATGCGGCGACGAGCGCCGTCGCCACGAGGGCGGGTGCGCGTACCGCGAAGCAGAACACCGCGAGGAACGCTGCGGCGATGGTGGTGGTCAGCCAGCCCTGCCCCAGGCTGACCTCGGTGAGGAATTGCCCGAAGCTGGCCGGGAAGATATCGAATGGGACGGGGCCGGCGAGGGAGAAATACGCCAGCACGGATGTGCCGAAGGAGAGGGCGGCCCAGGCGCAGGCACCTCCGGCGGCGATGTCCATCGCGGTGCTGTATCCGGCCTTCTCTGTGGGCAGCGCGAAGACGGCGAGCACTAGTGCCCCGATGGTCAACGCGGAGGCGATGTTCACGAGACTCTTCGCGATGGGCAGCCCGATGTCGACGACCGGGCCGGCGTCGAGCAAGAGTGTGGGCTGCTGCAGCCACGCTGAAACGGCCAGGCTTCCTCCGACCGCGACGGTGGCCAGGAGAAGTGCTGCTGGGGCGAAGATGATGAGCACTCGCCGGGTGGCCATGCTCGTCATGAGGGGTTCTCGTCGCGGTTCTCGGTGGCGAGGCGCGCGGCGAGCTTTTTCCGCTCTTCGGCTTCGATCTTGGCTCGCGCTTTGCGTTCATGGCTGTCGGCTTTGATGATCGACCGCACGATGATGACGAAGATTCCCCCGACGAGAATCGTGGGGGTGACGGAATAGATGGCGTTGAACCAGTAATTGTCCATGCCCATAGGGCGCTCCTGATACGGACGGACGTCCCAGGCAGGCGCGTGGGAGTCAATGACGGACGGATGAGCGCGACGACGTCGCGGCGAAGTCCGTCGGTATCAGATGCGGGAGATGCCTAGTAGAGCAAGGGTCGGCACGAGGGGGGTCACCGTTGAATGTGGGGCGCTCTCGGGGCGGGGTGGGGCCGGGCTTGGCAGCAGCCGGATGCCTCCGGCCCGCAGCAGTGCGAGGACTGCGAGGAGACATCCGATTCCCAAGGCGAGGCAGAGTGCAGCGCAGCCGGCTACGAGCAGTGCCGCCGAGTTTCCGGAGGTGGAACTCGGTTCGTCGGGGACCGCGACGGTCTCGTGGTCCTGAGCGATGCTCGCGACCGAGGCCGACGATGCGGCCGGGGCGGTGGCGGAATCAGCGAGATGACCGAAGAGTAGAGCCAGCATCGCGGTGAGGATCGAGAACCCTGCGATCATTGCCCAGCGCGCCCGGCGGGGTGCGGTGCGGGTGCGGATCACGGGTGTGCTCTCGATGCGGGGGCGGATGGTGTCGTTCCAGGGTAGCAACATCGTTTGTGAGCCCGGCGCGGGGTATTTCACGGACTCGCCCCCTAGGGTCGCATTCTGTGACCCCTGCCTCTCGCCCGTTGCCGCTGTGGCTGGCGTTGCTCGTCGCTGTGCTCGCCGGGCCCATGCTCGATGCCGGATTCCCCGGGCAAGACCTGTGGCCGTTGACACTGGCGGGCGTGGCGATGGTTCTGATCGCGCTCCGCGGACAATCGGTGCTGCGCGGTCTGCTGCTCGGATTCATCGCCGGCGTTGCGTTCTACCTGCTCCAGATTTCGTGGGCGGCCGAATACTTAGGTCCTGTTCCGTGGCTAGCGCTCACGGTGACGGAGTCGCTGTTTTGGTCCGGTTTCGGTGTTCTGACGGCGCTGGCCTACCGCTTCGTCCCTGCTGTGTGGCCGGGGCGGTGGGGTCGCCTTGTGGTGACGCCGCTCGTGGTCGCCGGCCTCTGGGTGGCTCGAGAAGAACTGTCCGGCGCATGGCCTTACGGCGGTTTCTCGTGGGGCCGGGTGGCGATGTCTCAGTCGATGAGCCCGTTCGCTCCGATCGTGTCGTGGGGCGGGATGGCGGCGCTCTCCTTCGCGCTCGTGGCTATCGTCGCGGTGATCGTGTCGCTCACGGCCGAGCGATCCCGGCTGCTGCCGGCGACCGGCGCTGTGGTGGCCACGACGACGATGCTGCTGCTTGTCCCGGTGTTCCCGGTCGAGAGCACCGGAACATTTCGGATCGGTGCGGTGCAGGGCAACGGGCCTGCGGGGTATTTCTCCGAGCGTTCTCGCGGCGATCTGCTTGCTGCGCAGCTCGCGGCGAGTGCGCCGCTGCGTGACGCGGATGTCGATGCGGTGATCTGGCCCGAGAACGCGAGCGAGTTCGATCCTCTTTCCTCTGCTGAGGAAGACGCGCGCCTCACGGCCATAGCGGCCTGGTTGGGCGCACCTCTCACCTTGGGCACGATCACCGAAAGGGATGGACTGTTCTACAATTCGACGCTCGCTATCGACCCGGCTGCCGGGGTGCTGGACGTGTATGACAAGAAGCATCCGGTGCCGTTCGGGGAGTATGTGCCGGATCGGCAGTTCTGGGAGAAGCTGGCGCCTGACCTGATCGGTTTGATTCAGCGCGAGTACGTGCCCGGGCAGCGCGACGGCGTGCTGCGGTTGGGCGCGATGGTGGCTGGTTCGGCGATCTGCTTTGACATCACGGATGATCGGGTGATGCGCTCGCTCATCGCTGATGGCGCGGAGATCATCCTCGCGCAATCGAACAATGCCGATTTCGGAAGGACCGATGAGAGCGTGCAGCAGCTCGCGATCGCTCGCCTTCGGGCAATCGAACTCGGCCGGACGGTGGTGAACATCTCGACCGTCGGCACGAGCGCCATCATCGCGCCGGATGGTGCGACGGTCGCTCAGCTCGAACCGTTCACCGCCGGCGTGATGGTTGCGGACGTCACCACGACGCGAGACGTCACCCCGGCCGCACGCTGGGGAGGCTCGTTTGCGCTGGTGATCAGTATTTGGCCGCTGATGGTGCTCGCGGCCGCAGCCACGGCGTCTGTCGGTCTCAGACGCTCTCGTCGCCCATTTCGTGCTCGGGATCGGTGACGAGGACAACCCCGAGAAGATCGCTCAGTGCGTGTGCCATCCGCTTGTCGGCGAGCTCGTACCGCACCCGCCGGCCTTCGTGCGCGACGACGACTAGGCCGCAGCCACGGAGGCAGGCAAGATGGTTCGACATGCGTTGGCGGGTCACGTCCAGCATCTCGGAGAGCTCAGCGGGATACGCCGGGCCCGATGAAAGCTCCACGAGAATCCGTGAGCGGATCGGGTCGGAGAGGGCGTGCCCGAAGCGGGCGAGCGCGTCGACCGCGGTCAGAGTTTCCATACGGGAATGATATCCGTTCTCAACTGTCTCAAGGCTCCGCAATAGTTCATCCAACTGTGTACCATTCACGGTATGGGAACGAATCATTCGCACGCGCCCGCCACGCCCTCGAGGAGCCATGTCAAGCGGCTGGCGATCGCCTTGTCGATCACCGCCACGATCTTCGTGGCGGAGGTTTTCGGATCGATCCTCACCGGCAGCCTTGCCCTCCTCATCGATGCGGCACACATGCTCACCGACGTCTTGGGGCTCAGCGTCGCGCTGGTCGCCGCTCACTTGATGACCAGGCCCACGACCGCCAAGCGCACGTGGGGATTCGCCCGGGCTGAAGTTCTCGCCGCACTGGGGCAAGCCATTGTGCTGCTCGGTGTGGGCGTGTTCGTGTTCGTTGAAGGCATCCAACGGCTATTTGCTCCTCCCGAGATCGCTTCCGGCGAACTCATCATCTTCGGCGCTATCGGTCTTGCGGCGAACATCGCGTCGATCATCGTGCTGCTCGGTGACCGGTCCACGAACTTCAACCTGCGCGCCGCGTTCCTCGAGGTCGTGAATGACGCGCTCGGGTCCGTGGCAGTCATCGTCAGCGCGATCATCATCGGCCTGACCGGCTTCTATCAGGCCGACGCCATCGTGGCGATGCTGATCGGCACCCTGATCATTCCCCGCACCCTCAAGCTGCTTCGGGAGACGATCAGCGTGCTGCTGGAGACCACCCCTGCAGGGCTGGATCTCGATGAGGTCCGTGCGCACATTCTCCAGCTGCCCCGCGTTCTTGAGGTGCATGACCTTCACGCCAGCCGGGTCGCTTCCAACCTGCCAGTGATCACCGCTCACGTCGTCATAGAGGAGAGCTGCTTCCGCGACGGCAGCGCCCCGAAGCTGCTCGATGATCTGCAGAGCTGTGTGGCGAGTCATTTCTCGGTGTCGATCGAGCACTCGACGTTCCAGCTCGAGCCCGCCGCTCACTCCGAGCATGAGGATGCCGTTCACCGGTGATCCTCCCGCGCCGTCGACGAGCTCATCAAATCGGAGTCACGAATCCGCCGATCAGCCCTTGCAGCTGATAGATGATGGCGGTCCAGATGCCGCTCACCATCAAGGCGCCGAGGAGGATCAGCAACACTCCCCCGGCGATGTTCAGCGGCCGAATGAATCGGCGCAAGAGCATGGTGGCCCGCAGCGCGAAGGTGAAGCCCCACGCCAGCAGTAGAAATGGGATGCCGAGCCCGATGCAGTAGACGAACCCGAGAAGGGCACCCCGGCCGGCGGATCCGCTGCCGAGGCTGAGCGCTGAGATCGCCACCAAGGTCGGGCCGAAGCAGGGTGTCCAGCCGAGCCCGAAGACGATCCCTAACAGCGGCGCTCCACCGATCCCGACAGCCGGCTTGACGGACAGACGTGCCGTGCGCTGCAGCCCGGGGATGAAGCCGATGAACACGATCCCCATCACGATGACGGCGACTCCGAGGATGCGCGTGATGACGTCCTGCCATTGCACCAGCCACGTCCCGAGAGCGCCGAACAGCACTCCGTAGGCGATGAAGACGACTGCGAAGCCGAGCACGAAGAGCGAGGCGCCGAGAAGCACTCTGCTGCGTGAGCGTGCGATGTCGGCCGATCCCCCGACGTAGGCGAGGTATCCCGGCACGAGGGGGAGCACACAGGGTGAGGCGAATGACACGAGGCCGGCGAGGAGGGCGAACGGAATCGCGATCAGGAGCTGCCCGTTGAAGACGAGCTCGGGGATCACGCCGGCTCCTCCAGCACCCGGTCGATGAGTGATTCCAGGATCGATACCTCGGTGACACGGCCGAGGATGCGAGCGGCCACTCGCCCTTGCCGGTCCAGCACCAAGGTGGTCGGCACGGCGTTCGGTGCGACCTGCCCGGCGAAGCTCAGCTGCACGCCGGCATCGGTGTCGATGATCGAGGGGTAGGTGACTCCGAAGGTGGTGGCGAACTCTTGTGCGGTCGCGGCCTGGTCCCTGACGTTGACGCCGAGGAATCCGACGTCTTGTGCGAGGTACTGCTCGTAGACCGCTTCGAGATCGGGCGCTTCCAGGCGGCAGGGTGCGCAGGCGGCGTACCAGAAGTTCACCACGAGCACTTCGCCGGCGTAATCCGATGAGCTAATTTGCTCCCCGTTCTCGCTGGTGCCGGCGAAGGTGATCGGGGCTGCTCGTTGGGCTTGGGTGAGCTCGAGGACCGATCCGTCGCCGGCGACGTAACCGCTGTCGGTGACACTGTTGCTCAGCTCGTCGGTCCCACCGGCCGCGCAGCCAGAGAGGACAAGAAGGAGGATGGCAGCGGCACCCGAAACCGCCGCCACCCGGCTATTGGGCGATCGCGGCATCAAGTTGCGCCTTAAAGCCGTCGAGACTGTCGATGGTCATCTTCTCCCCGTTGAGGAAGAAGGTGGGGGTCGAATCGACACCGAGCGCGACGCCCTCGTCATAGTCCTGTAGAACGCGTTCGAGAGTGGCCGGGTCGGCGACAGCCGTGTCATAGGCCGCCATATCGAGGCCGAGTTGTTCCGCGTACGTGCGGAACAAGGGCGATAGATCCTCCTGGCTCTCTCCCCACGTGCTCTGCAGCTCGAACATCATCTTGTACATCTCCTCGAACGCGCCCTGCTGTGACGCCGCCTCGACGGCCACTGCGGCGTTGCGGGAATTGAAGTGCGAGGGAATCGGGAAGTAGCGGGTGACAAAGGTGATTTGGCCTTTGTATTCCTCGCGGAACT
Proteins encoded in this window:
- a CDS encoding cytochrome c biogenesis CcdA family protein, whose translation is MIPELVFNGQLLIAIPFALLAGLVSFASPCVLPLVPGYLAYVGGSADIARSRSRVLLGASLFVLGFAVVFIAYGVLFGALGTWLVQWQDVITRILGVAVIVMGIVFIGFIPGLQRTARLSVKPAVGIGGAPLLGIVFGLGWTPCFGPTLVAISALSLGSGSAGRGALLGFVYCIGLGIPFLLLAWGFTFALRATMLLRRFIRPLNIAGGVLLILLGALMVSGIWTAIIYQLQGLIGGFVTPI
- a CDS encoding DsbA family protein codes for the protein MNQKKTPSARTQAARATAERLTAQRKPKRTLVIVVLIAVFAVIAVGISIIAVSVTQSVSRTAEAAQSASVVRDNSHVLDEAPDGKVTLVEFLDFECEACGAFYPYVEQFREEYKGQITFVTRYFPIPSHFNSRNAAVAVEAASQQGAFEEMYKMMFELQSTWGESQEDLSPLFRTYAEQLGLDMAAYDTAVADPATLERVLQDYDEGVALGVDSTPTFFLNGEKMTIDSLDGFKAQLDAAIAQ
- a CDS encoding copper resistance protein CopC, with translation MTNTLRRRALAGAIATLAATAMLFTAAPAANAHDALASSTPAADEVISTPLTQVQLTFNEEPLAGFDTGIAIAVIDPAGTDISTGDVTIDASTLTKAVSPTTAGSYQVLWQTVSADGHPISGQYAFSYTVEPTPTPTATPTPTPTATAPATASTETPTPTPTAVSSGDAYDSLFPIALIGGIGVVILIVVIAIIASTRAKRRANSQDSAS
- a CDS encoding cytochrome c oxidase assembly protein, with the translated sequence MTGDPTGPVWVPAAPPDLTQFLAPNLQPIPLIPAIALVLLVAYSIGAARLWLTGRRWSVTRTVCFVAGCLILIITMGAGLEGYGYRMFSVFMFQQLTLMMAVPPLLVLGSPGTLLLKAVPHRGLGILVQRAALTGLRSRAAKLLLHPAVMIPLFLFTFYGLYLSGIANALLGSWTGHIGLELLFLASGILFTIPLISADPLPARQSHLGRLLDVFAEMPLHAFFGVIIMLASVPLIAYFASPPASWGIDPLQDQLVAGALAWSYGELPTLIIVLVLLSRWHRDDTRRARAADRRHDKHGDADLDAYNDYLHRLNTRDTKEAP
- a CDS encoding TlpA family protein disulfide reductase yields the protein MPRSPNSRVAAVSGAAAILLLVLSGCAAGGTDELSNSVTDSGYVAGDGSVLELTQAQRAAPITFAGTSENGEQISSSDYAGEVLVVNFWYAACAPCRLEAPDLEAVYEQYLAQDVGFLGVNVRDQAATAQEFATTFGVTYPSIIDTDAGVQLSFAGQVAPNAVPTTLVLDRQGRVAARILGRVTEVSILESLIDRVLEEPA
- a CDS encoding cytochrome c oxidase assembly protein — its product is MTSMATRRVLIIFAPAALLLATVAVGGSLAVSAWLQQPTLLLDAGPVVDIGLPIAKSLVNIASALTIGALVLAVFALPTEKAGYSTAMDIAAGGACAWAALSFGTSVLAYFSLAGPVPFDIFPASFGQFLTEVSLGQGWLTTTIAAAFLAVFCFAVRAPALVATALVAAFATLIPIALQGHAAGAGSHSAASTALWLHAGGAATWIGGLLVAAVLMSRTDHGPAGMLLRRYSTIALICFVVVAASGTISAALRFDQPDQLWSTGYGQILLIKIVALLALGVAGAAHRRYLIGRFDSSAGARRIIAWLIVSETLLMGVASGAAVVLARTAPPVGEDLAVTPSQILTGQSLPAPLSLGRFFDSWTIDPIWAIGAGFALVLYLAGVRRLRHRGDPWPILRTVSWIVGLAVLVYVTNGAPAVYGTYLFSQHMLEHMTLSMMVPIFLVLGAPVTLALRAIHPRKDGSRGPREWIMAITRSRVTAAITHPLVVAVLFVGSTLVFYYSPLFGWSLADPIGHQWMIAHFLIVGYLFALSMIGTDPIPYRLPYPMRLVTLLVVMASHAFFGLSIITSTELFLPDWYGVITQGWAVDPLADQQAAGGVAWSIGEIPTLVLAITMVTLWSRSDARETKRIDRNADRTGDRDLNEYNAMLRAMSERKTPK
- a CDS encoding metalloregulator ArsR/SmtB family transcription factor, coding for METLTAVDALARFGHALSDPIRSRILVELSSGPAYPAELSEMLDVTRQRMSNHLACLRGCGLVVVAHEGRRVRYELADKRMAHALSDLLGVVLVTDPEHEMGDESV
- a CDS encoding cation diffusion facilitator family transporter produces the protein MGTNHSHAPATPSRSHVKRLAIALSITATIFVAEVFGSILTGSLALLIDAAHMLTDVLGLSVALVAAHLMTRPTTAKRTWGFARAEVLAALGQAIVLLGVGVFVFVEGIQRLFAPPEIASGELIIFGAIGLAANIASIIVLLGDRSTNFNLRAAFLEVVNDALGSVAVIVSAIIIGLTGFYQADAIVAMLIGTLIIPRTLKLLRETISVLLETTPAGLDLDEVRAHILQLPRVLEVHDLHASRVASNLPVITAHVVIEESCFRDGSAPKLLDDLQSCVASHFSVSIEHSTFQLEPAAHSEHEDAVHR
- the lnt gene encoding apolipoprotein N-acyltransferase, which encodes MTPASRPLPLWLALLVAVLAGPMLDAGFPGQDLWPLTLAGVAMVLIALRGQSVLRGLLLGFIAGVAFYLLQISWAAEYLGPVPWLALTVTESLFWSGFGVLTALAYRFVPAVWPGRWGRLVVTPLVVAGLWVAREELSGAWPYGGFSWGRVAMSQSMSPFAPIVSWGGMAALSFALVAIVAVIVSLTAERSRLLPATGAVVATTTMLLLVPVFPVESTGTFRIGAVQGNGPAGYFSERSRGDLLAAQLAASAPLRDADVDAVIWPENASEFDPLSSAEEDARLTAIAAWLGAPLTLGTITERDGLFYNSTLAIDPAAGVLDVYDKKHPVPFGEYVPDRQFWEKLAPDLIGLIQREYVPGQRDGVLRLGAMVAGSAICFDITDDRVMRSLIADGAEIILAQSNNADFGRTDESVQQLAIARLRAIELGRTVVNISTVGTSAIIAPDGATVAQLEPFTAGVMVADVTTTRDVTPAARWGGSFALVISIWPLMVLAAAATASVGLRRSRRPFRARDR